In Malus sylvestris chromosome 16, drMalSylv7.2, whole genome shotgun sequence, the following are encoded in one genomic region:
- the LOC126609252 gene encoding uncharacterized protein LOC126609252 — protein MDDKPDSRSTSSGMTSHPKWENPNHPFFLHHSDQLVAILVPQPLVEDNYNTWVQSMSMALTVKNKLGFVDGQITKPSESNLEELQQWNRCNNLVKTWLLGSMSKEISWSVINYKDARQMWTDLQERFSHVNVVQLFHVENEIHDCVQGNMSISSYFTKLKSLWDERDTLCSIPACSCGTKTEMTSYVETQKTMKFLMGLNESYATVRSNTLLLKPLPTINKAYALVLRHERQAEVSNGKNTQPEAAVFAVKNSSQEPASENTEARCGKCNKSNHITKNCRAHLKCTFCGWKGHTSEFCHKRKAAAEIESSHPFSSKGNQVSQHNKQETMPNFPFSQEDCKQILQMLNKNKSSLANQVGNHSTHEDLSGKAFSFSSKGTNNI, from the coding sequence ATGGACGACAAGCCAGATTCGAGGTCAACCAGTTCAGGCATGACTTCTCATCCAAAATGGGAAAATCCCAATCATCCGTTTTTTCTCCATCACTCGGACCAACTTGTTGCGATCCTTGTGCCACAGCCATTGGTGGAAGACAACTACAACACATGGGTTCAATCCATGAGTATGGCCTTAACGGTCAAAAACAAACTTGGTTTTGTTGATGGGCAAATCACAAAGCCAAGTGAAAGCAATCTTGAAGAGTTGCAGCAGTGGAATCGTTGCAACAACTTGGTAAAGACATGGCTGCTAGGTTCCATGTCAAAGGAGATCTCATGGAGCGTCATCAACTACAAAGATGCTCGACAAATGTGGACCGATTTGCAGGAGAGGTTCTCACATGTGAATGTAGTTCAATtattccatgttgagaatgagaTTCATGATTGCGTCCAAGGCAACATGAGTATAAGTTCTTATTTTACCAAACTCAAGAGTTTGTGGGATGAACGCGACACTTTGTGTTCCATTCCCGCATGCAGTTGTGGAACTAAGACGGAAATGACATCATATGTTGAGACTCAGAAAACCATGAAGTTTCTTATGGGACTGAACGAATCATATGCTACGGTTCGAAGCAATACTCTTCTCCTCAAACCGCTGCCTACGATAAACAAGGCATATGCGTTGGTCCTTCGACATGAACGTCAGGCAGAGGTTTCTAATGGGAAGAATACACAACCGGAGGCTGCTGTTTTTGCAGTGAAAAACTCATCACAAGAACCTGCATCGGAGAACACTGAAGCGCGATGTGGAAAGTGCAACAAATCCAATCACATCACCAAAAATTGCCGTGCACATCTTAAGTGCACTTTTTGTGGTTGGAAAGGTCACACTTCTGAATTCTGTCACAAACGGAAAGCTGCTGCAGAAATCGAGTCTAGTCACCCTTTTTCTTCCAAGGGGAATCAAGTTTCCCAACATAACAAGCAAGAGACAATGCCAAATTTCCCGTTCTCTCAGGAGGATTGCAAGCAAATCCTTCAGATGTTGAACAAGAACAAGTCATCACTTGCCAACCAAGTCGGTAACCATTCTACTCATGAAGACCTTTCAGGAAAAGCCTTCTCTTTTTCATCTAAAGGCACCAACAACATCTAG